The genomic interval AGACAGGAAGAACCAACAAAAGGAATCAGGATTGACTGTTGCCGTCAGATAAAATAAGGAGGCTGTGAGTGACCTTGGAAAAACAGTTTTGGTGCAGAACAAAGGAGAGCAGCCAGGCTGCAGTGGGACGAGGTATGAAGAGCAGCTGAGGAAGAGGAGCCAGGGAACAGCTCTTCCAGGAGTCTGCTTATGATGAGGAAGAAGAGGCCTGGGCTCTGGGAGGGATTTTTGGCTGCTTCTTGCTTTAGGACACTGTGTATTTAGATGTAGAGTCTAAGCATTAAAGGTGCTAGGATTCCCCACCTTCAGGCCACAATCAGAATACCTAGGTGTTGGCAACATCAGAGGCTGCATTTGAAGATGGAAGTTGAGAAACCTACAACTTATTCCAGCTCCTATGGCTCCTTGATGTTCGTTCATTCTCTGCAAAGGCCACATGAGCCTCCCCTCAATTCAGATGCTCAGCAAGTAGCTCTACCAAGTTCAAGATTCATATGCAAATGGAACTCCCAGGAAAAATACAGAGGCTGGAGTTGCTTAGGCCTTTTCTACATTGAACTGGTCCCCAGATGCGTTGGGAGAGGATGTTTACTACCCTCTTACCCTCTCCTGATGGCATTGAGGGTCAGAACACCTAAGTCCCTCTGGACAGCCTACAGTCATCATAGGCACATATTTGCTGAACACACATGAATTCACGAATGTAGGACCTATGAAATGACCACAGATAAGTAAAACCCACGATGTGGAGTGTCCAGCCTGGTCCATGTGACCAGTGTCCTTGCCCAGAAAGAGTATGGTAGATCCACGTGAGCAGAGTACAGGGAGCACTTAATCCCGTGGCCAGACCAGAAGGCAGTGAGAAAGCTGGGGTGTGAGCTGCAGAGgcataaaggaaagaaaggtcAGGGAGTCAAAGAAGAGTGAGTAACATAGGCAGATAGCAAATACAGCTGCAGTACATTCAGCAAAACCTTTCCTGGGAAGAGGTGGGTCCACATGCTGCAGAGACTGCCTCAAGGAGGAAACGTGGAGGCTATAAAAGATACCAGGGGGAAAGAAGAAcagcagaaaaggaaatgaaaccagaaCAGAGGGGTGTCACATTTCTTTTGGCATTTAAAACACTTCCAGATTGCATCCTAAAATTTCGCTGGCCCAAAAATTGCAAACTTCTGGCAAATGAAGGCCTTAGCTTTGGCACCCCTGGCCCTGTAATATCAAATCACAGCTCCATGTTAAGTTTTACTATTCCACATGAATGAAAGGTCAAAGGGAATAAGAGCTCAGTGGTGttccattaaagaaaaaatctgTTCATCTTAAAGCAATATGATCTTAAGGGAGTCCACACTGAGAAGGGCAGTGAACAAAAGAACATGGCAGTGAGTGGCTGTTATTCCCTTGGAAGCACATCTGCATGTGAGAAGGGTGTTCACTTTCACACTTCCAGGCATTTTAGGTCCTGCTCAGTTGTCCTTTTCAGGCCTGATAGAGTTAACATTTTTCTCCAAGTGTTTGACTTACAGGGAACAGTAGAAACTTCTATCAGTAGATGATTTCCCATTTAGGTGGAAAATGGCATATTACTCCTTTTCCTGCCCTAAAAGTGTTTTCTACACTTTGATCCCATGAATATGAAACATCCTTCTTATCACCTGGGGAGCATGAAAGGGGTTCCTGCTCACAATCCTGATTTTCACAGCATCATCCTTAGGTAATGTCCAGGATAGTCATCTGACAGGTTCCATTTGGAGTGCTCAGAGATGAATTCATTAGGAAATGCCATTGGATGTTCTAGCATAATCAGTCCACAATATTCCTACAGAGAAATCTGGGACCTCTGTTGTCATAAACAAGAGTGACCAGGCAGGCATTTGGGTAAGACAGTGAGCTGCTGGTAAGTGCACTTCTCTTTCATCCACATGAAGTTGCTTTTAGACCTCTGAACAGTGAACTTCAAATCCTGAAGTTTTCTGCCTCCTTACCTGCTCTTCACTGTGCTCTACCTTACTCTTGGCCCTTCCCTAGGCTCTGCTCCATGATCAGCTTTGGCTTTCCCTACCACCAGTCTGTGATTGGAGATCATACTTTGTATGATTTTAATCCTTTACGTGTGCTAAGGCTCACTTTATAATCCAAGATATAGTCTATACAGGAGAATGTTTTCCTGTGCGCTTGAGAAAAAGGTGCATTCTGCTGTTGCTGGATTGCATGTTCTGCACACATTCTAGTTAGTTTATAGTGTTCAACACTCTGTATCCTTGTTCATTTTCTCCCTAGTTTTTCTGTCTGTAATTGAATGTAGGGCATTGGAATCTCCAAATATTATTGTtgaatagtttatttctttgctcaATTCTTTCAGTTTCCTTCATCTTTCTTGGAGTTCTGTTATTTGTTTATACATAATTACTGCATCTTCCTGATGTGTTGACACTTTTATCGTTATAAAATATCCCTCTTTACCTCtactaacttttttgctttaaaatctattttgtttcatattagtTTAATCTTTTTAGCTTTCTTTAGTTGCTGTTTGACtggaatatcttttattttactttcaaccAGTTTCTATCTTTGAATTAAATCATTTCCTATAGCATATGGTTGGTCCTTGtttttccattccatctaacaaTTTCTACCTTTTGATTAGATTGTTTAATCCattcacatttaatgttattattgACATAGTTGACTTTATATCTgccattttactttttgttttctatgtaccatatcttttttgttttttctctccctcttttaatgctttatttttcattatcaaatattgtcttttaaaaaattagtagcatacattaacagtacatggggtttcattgtgatatttgcttaAGAACGTACAGTGTGCTTTGGACAAGTTCACTCCTACTATTATATTTCCTTAACTCTCCTCCCTCGTCCACCCCTTTTCCATACAGCATTTAGTAGATTTCCTTATGCtatctttatatttatataaatatatacattacaCTCATGTCCTATTATTATGCCTTTATCCACTCCCTAGATATGATTAAACTACAAATATACCATAATGCCAATCAAGAAATACAATGTAAAAGTTTTTATGAGACGACAAATAAATACACTATTTACCATAGCATTTTTTGAGAATCCAGCTCAGTCTCACTGAAGTTCCCTTATACATAACAAGTCAGTTTTCTCCTGCTgctttcaatattttctctttgtctttaacTTTTAACATATTAACTATGATTTAGCTAGATATGGATCTCTTTGTATTTATTCTTGGAATCCGTTGAGCTTTTGGGTATGTAGGTTATAGTTTTTCATCAATTTGGCGTGTTTTCAAcatgtttttcagtgctgggaattgaacccagggtcatgggtcatgctaggcaagtactttgccACTAATCTACACTCCCagcattaaatattttctttcttctctccttccagtATTCCCAGTACGCATATGTTGTGCTAAATGGTGCCCCACATTTCTCTGAGTCTTATGtttccttcattatttttctctctgttcttcagaTTGTGTTCTCTCTTATTATCTATCTTCAAGTTTactaagtctttcttctttcagttcaAATCTACCATTGGGCCCtgtattgatttttgttgttgtttttgtagttttcaaCTTCAGATCCATTTGATTCATTTTAATGATTTCTCTTTACCAATAGATTCTCTGATGAGGCATTGCATCATACCCCCTCTTGCTTCTTTAagcattgtttcctttgattctTTGGACATATTTATAATTTgctatttgaattctttgtctgctAAGCTTATATCTATGTCTTCTCATTGAGAGTTTCTCTTACCTGCTGTTTCCCTGTGCATTTCTCATAAATCTTTGTTGGAAATTAGACGTTTTAGATAATATATTATACTGATCTCTACTTCCCTTCTCCCTGGGCTTGCTGatatttttttgttggtttgtctGAGTGACTTGGATGAAATAACTCAGTGAAGGCATTTATAAATAGTCATGTGTCCATTGTGAAGCCATTTATCCACTTATCTGATGTTGCTCCTCAGAAGGCACAGCTCTGGGCATGACACCCTGAGATGACAACAGTTTCAGCAGGGCTCTATTCCACTGTCTTTTACCCCAATCTCTCTGCTAAACCAGTTGTCTCTGTTGGTATCATACCTAGATGTAGCCTCCACTAATTGGTAGCTGATTGCTTTATTGTTTTCAATGATGCCTGGGCATAAATTGTCCACAGTTTGATGTAATTAAATTCGTCCTCTTTGCAGAAGTAGTTTCTGAGGCTTGTTCCAACCCCAGGAGTGTTATTTGCTTCCTGGTCTCTGTTAAACTTCCAGCTTAAGTTGATCTGGCCTGTTGCTCTCATGGAGCTACCAGTCTACTATTAATTGCTTACCACTCTACAGTTTTCAATAGTACCTTTAGGCTTGAACTTCCTCTTGCTCTCTGTTCCataaagtcatttatttatttattgtttcactGGTGGTGGAGTCCTCTGAGTCACTTACACCACCATTTTGGAAATAGAAACTCTTTTatcttgtaattctttttttttttatcatttaattttcattttattctgggtaattattttaacttgattatttaATGCACttttacataaataataattggagttttatggATATGATCTTGCAGTGGGGATATTTTAAACACCAAATCTTGTGTCTTCATGCCAAAAAATTTATTTACTGTAATTATAGACCAATACAAAAGTAAGATCTCTTCTCCCAATGTCTTTGATATCtgtctcattttcatttcaaagtaATACTGTGATTTAGTCATTACATTTTACATCAAACTCGAGCTTAATCAAAGCATAAGTGTCAGGatagtattttataaatagatgatttaaatatgaatcttATTTTAGTTCTGTTctgctatattttcattttattctagataGTGTAACTGCTTTAACTCTATCATTTAAGCCACTATTACATGAACAATTAGAGTTGTATGGATATAATCTTGTAGTAGGGCTATTTTAAACTCCAAAGTTTGTGTCTTAATGCCAAGTAATATATTTACTACAATTAGAGACCAATGTGAAAGTAAGATCTCTTTTCAGAGTTCTTTTGATTACTGTCTCATCTTCATTACAATTTACAACGTTATTCAGTCATTATACTTTACATCAAAATCAAGCTTCATAGAATTGTAATACTCAGGATATTATTTTATTAACAGATGCTTTAAATATGAATTCATTGTATATAGATagtgcattttaatttcattttgtagatagtatatgtattttaagttgattatttaaaacaaacttaCACTAACAACAATGTTAATATGGAATCTCAGTGGGACTATTTTAAACTCCAAATTCTGTGTCTTTATGGCAAGAAATGTATTTGCTGTCATTGTAGACCTGTGTAAAGGTAACTTTATacttaattaaataaattttaaatggctTAAAGTCCTGTTTGACCTTTTGTTTCAATGGCACACAAAGAGGTtcattacacagctcaggacatgctTGGGAAAAggtagagtaagcactcagctcctCTTCAGCCATGTTTGCAGTGCAGATATGAGCTACAGGTTTAAGTGTCAAAGAATTGGGGTGAggagacaaaggtatgcataggtAAACAGTACCAGTCGCAGGTGTGATCTGGTTGTCCATTATCTCAGTTCAAGGGTTCCCAGAGTGGTTCCAGAAAAGatgtcatcactgtcatcacttgatgGGAGTCATCctgttcccatgagatgattgttcctgctccagggtgcagcctcatcatgaGGGCTCATTGTTCTCATTTGGAGCGGTGGTCTGTCCTACAAGTCTCCACTGCTCATCATGGAAGTTTCAGTCATTGTCATAAAGACGTTATtggtcattcctgtccttccatgATTCCAAGGAGGCTGCAgcagagaatggctcagagcaaaggacaacaggtacaaaatggagacaaagatgcAAAGCATCTCCTGTTTATAGTTAATTCATGGGCaaagtaagaagtcagtgcttttcagcaaaagaaaCTTGAGTGCCTTTTAAAAGTGTGGATATAGGACAACCACCAGTCAGTGCATTAACCCAACACCCCACTTCCCCACAGGGGGACTCAGCCCAGACACAATCtgcaataaaaaggaaacaaggcATAGAGAAAGTGACATTGTGGAGATGGCAGGTCCTTGGGCCAAAGAGCTCCTTAGTAGCATCTGGGGATTTCATGGCCATCCATTAGCTTTGCTTGTCTAGCGGGAGACTGAGGAGCTTGGGGTCCAGCCTGGCTGATCCTCCCTTTGTGGGTCTGTGTAAGATAGGGGAATGAAGGCAGAGGCTTGGGCAGGGAGCTGGAGGCCAGAATCCTGTGCTTTGTCCTGCCAGTTGGACCCTGGAGTGACACCATCTCTTCCCAGATTTGTTAATGTCGCTCTGGAGGTGTGACACCACGCATCTGCACATCCTGTGCCCTAGGCTCTCTAAGGCAAATGCCCAGCTGGCTCAAATCTGTGTAACAAAGCTAGCATAGCCACTGCTTGTTGTGTTCCTTGTGATTGGTGTCCTCCATCTGATCCAGCTGTTTTTCCTCCACCAATCCCCGGGTTGAAGACAACCTGTGTCAGGTTTCTGTCCTGTTCATCGTAGTGGACAGCTTCCTCTGGGACAGTCCTTGCCCTGTAGTTACCCATGAGGCATCTCTAGAGGCATTTTGCCATGGGAGGGGGACACCATTCATATCAAGCTCTCTGCATGGCTTGGGAGGAAAGTTGAATTACAGCTGCCAATCCTCGGAGGAGAAGTTCAGTCTCCAGGGTCTGCCCTTTTTCTCAGCCACTCATGGACACTCCTGTTCTGTTTGTGCAGGCTCCTGTCATAGTGACGTGGGAAACTCGCAGCACTTGTTCAATAACCCATTGCCAAGGCAAACTCTTCACCTCTGATAGCAGTGTAGGGGAGattcaagaaaaggaaacaaggctGGAAGGCTTGTACCTCCACTGGAGCAGTTGCTAGTCTAAGACCTAAGTCTTCAGAGATCACAAAGGCAGTAGCCCTCCGGGGACTGATAGAATTAGGTAGAGCAACTTCAAACTCTTGGTAAATCTTGGATCTGAAAGATAGCAAATGAATTCATGAAGATGCCTGCAACTCATGGGCCACCGTATTTGTCTCGCAAGCCAACAGTGCATCTAAAGACTCCCCCAAAGGCAACGTCTTCACCAAATATTACTGCAGTAGGATCTTTGGCCAATGAGTTACCCAAGGCACTTGTTACTGACTGAAAAAGATTCATTTTCTGAGTTTGCCCGTTCTCCCGGGACTCGGGGTCGGGCTGGAACGTGAAGTGAGCCACCTCCCGCCTCTGGGCCACATCTTCGCCAGCGGAAGCAGGTTGCAGGAAGTCCCGCGCTCGTCCCGCAGCACTACGCAGCCAACGCCAGTGTCCCCCTGCTCCGGCGACACGGAGCCTCAAGAGCCCACCTGCAGTCACTGCCGCAGCCGCCATCCCCTCTTGCTGGTGGTGGAGTCCTCTGAGTCACTTACACCACCAT from Castor canadensis chromosome 8, mCasCan1.hap1v2, whole genome shotgun sequence carries:
- the LOC141425636 gene encoding 2-oxoisovalerate dehydrogenase subunit beta, mitochondrial-like, with product MAAAAVTAGGLLRLRVAGAGGHWRWLRSAAGRARDFLQPASAGEDVAQRREVAHFTFQPDPESRENGQTQKMNLFQSVTSALGNSLAKDPTAVIFGEDVAFGGVFRCTVGLRDKYDPRFTKSLKLLYLILSVPGGLLPL